Within the Hypericibacter adhaerens genome, the region GCACACAGGTGAAATCGGGTTCTTGCTCGGTCCACTGCATTACGTCCTCGCCTCAAATATCGTCTCGCATTTGGGGCACTTCACGTTGCCCGTACGGCCCGCCGGAACGCGGAGTTGCGCAGAGCAATTTGGGCAACTGATCACGACTTTATCGGCTGGTGCTGCTGGTATCTCCGACCATGTCATAGTTTTGGCTTCGGCGGGCTTTGTCAGCATTGCTGAGTCCGAGGGAAACTTCATGGGATGAGCGTGCTTCGTGCTCTGGTACCAGGAGAGCGCTTCCATATTCGCAGGGGACTGCTCGTTAACAATCGAGGGGTCGAAGACAAGGATTTGGATGATCCGCCTAACGAGGAGCTCCAAATTCTCGGTCGGTATCCACTTCGAGCCAAGGCAAATTTGCCCGGATGAAAAGACATTAGGATGAAAAATCGGCGTGTCGATAAAGGCTTGGGGACCTGTGAATGGGTAGCGCGCCGGCAACGATATCTTGACCTTCGTTACCTTCTGCACGTT harbors:
- a CDS encoding ubiquitin-conjugating enzyme E2, translating into MSASDERRRNDVAKLRELAGQSNGRISVDHVTGNPPHTIELSLRFNTAPSRSYPTNVQKVTKVKISLPARYPFTGPQAFIDTPIFHPNVFSSGQICLGSKWIPTENLELLVRRIIQILVFDPSIVNEQSPANMEALSWYQSTKHAHPMKFPSDSAMLTKPAEAKTMTWSEIPAAPADKVVISCPNCSAQLRVPAGRTGNVKCPKCETIFEART